The DNA sequence GGGCCGTGTTCTGCGGGTGGTGGTGGAACGGGGCCAGACGGTCGCAGCCGGATCGGTTCTGGCCGAACTGGACAACAACGATGCGCAGTCGGAGTTGGCGGCCGCCCAGGCTCGCTTTGAACAGGCCACAGTCGAACTGGCCAACCTCCGCCGCGGCGGACGCGCCGCCGAAATCGCTGAAATCGAAGGACAACTGAAGCGCTTCCAGGTGGAGCGCGAGCCAGCCAAACGAGAAGTCGCGTCACTGGAGCGCCTGGTGACGAATCAGGCCGCGACACGCTTTGAACTGGACGCGGCCAAAGACAAACTCGCTCAACTCGACACACAGATTGCAGCCCAACAGGCACGCCGCGCGGCGTTGGTTGGGCAAGGAGACATTCCGGTGGCCGAGGCGCGTGTCCGCGACGCGCAAGCCGCGGTCCAGTTGGCGCAGCGGCGCAAGGAGCAGTCGGTGATCCGCACCCCGCGCGGGGGCGTTGTCTACGATTTGGCGGTCAAGTCCGGCGCCTGGCTCGGCGCAGGTGATCTGGTGGCCAAGGTCGGCGATACCTCCAAACTGCGCATCACGGTGTATATTGACGAGCCGGACCTCGGCCGCATCCGTAAGGGATTGCCGGTGGAGATCACCTGGCAGGCGGAACCGCGCGGTGCGTGGAAGGGCGTGGTGGATGATGTCCCCACGCAGGTGATCGCGCTGGGCACGCGGCAGGTGGGCGAGGTGGTCACGCTGGCCGACAACCCGAATCACGATTTGCCGCCCGGCGCCAACATCGACGCCCTCATCCGTACTCAGGTGGTAGAGAATGCCATTACGATTCCAAAGGCGGCCTTGCGGCGCGAAGGCGGAGAGCTTGGTGTCTTCGTTCTACAGGCTGACAAGCTGACGTGGAAGAAGGTGACGGTGGGGGTCTCCAGCGAGACCAAAGCCGAAGTGCAGAATGGCGTAAGCGATGGAGACAGTGTGGCTTTGCCGTCGGAAAAGCCGCTGGCCGCAGGCATGACGGTCACGCCGGTCTATCCGTAGAACCTTTAGGACGGACGCGGAACGCTGGCCGATGGCAGCTGCCGGTCTTCCGCCACCCGCAGGTGGTGGGTTTCGGCTTCCAGTTGTTCGGTGTGGTCGACGCCGGACACTGTGATCTGGAATTTGTTGTTGTCGGCGCGCGTTACGAAGCCACGCTCCCTCAAGTACCAGAGCGTGAATTCCAGATGGTCCCGGGCGATGCCCAGCAGGTCTTCCATCTCGAACAGACTCATCATCGGGTTGCGGGTATCCTGCACCCGCTTGCGGTACAAGACACTCAGCACGCCGTAGCGCTTCGTCTTCTCGGCTTGCGTCCCACGGGCGGATTCCGGCGAGTGGAAGACGCGCCAGCGGGCTTTCAGCGTCTGGGCGTAGACGGCGTCGTAAGCTGCGCGCCGCTCCGGACTACCCAGGATCTCGAACGCCTTGGTGACGTTCTTGAACGCTTCCTCGTCGCCTGATTCCCTGTTATCAGGGTGATAGCGCTGGGCCAGCATGCGATAGACACGGTGGATGGTGTCATTCAGCGCCTTCGGGTTCACCTGGAGCAATTCGTAGAGATCTTCCTCGGGCATCGGCCCGATCGTCGCTCCGGCCGACTCAGAGGCAGCCCTTTCACACAACAGGCCTACGCGGTAGAAACCCATCGCACCGGGCCGGCACCAGCAGACCTTGGCCCGTTCGCCCAGCTCAAAGCCCACGGAAGAGGTCTCGCCAGGCACCCGCAGCTGAACCACAAGGCCCAACGGGAGAGCCACTCTCAGTTGGAGACCTACCCCGCCTTCGCTGACGTCCACGAGTTTGGCCACCGG is a window from the uncultured Paludibaculum sp. genome containing:
- a CDS encoding DnaJ domain-containing protein, whose amino-acid sequence is MTENRPGERRSRKRTLETKTIEVRLAYDDEYNVRQTPVAKLVDVSEGGVGLQLRVALPLGLVVQLRVPGETSSVGFELGERAKVCWCRPGAMGFYRVGLLCERAASESAGATIGPMPEEDLYELLQVNPKALNDTIHRVYRMLAQRYHPDNRESGDEEAFKNVTKAFEILGSPERRAAYDAVYAQTLKARWRVFHSPESARGTQAEKTKRYGVLSVLYRKRVQDTRNPMMSLFEMEDLLGIARDHLEFTLWYLRERGFVTRADNNKFQITVSGVDHTEQLEAETHHLRVAEDRQLPSASVPRPS
- a CDS encoding efflux RND transporter periplasmic adaptor subunit, whose amino-acid sequence is MKRWLWIVVLAVVAAGGLWLASKRNAPPESPFARAHRETLVSMLTTNGKTEPVEWSPVHAEREGRVLRVVVERGQTVAAGSVLAELDNNDAQSELAAAQARFEQATVELANLRRGGRAAEIAEIEGQLKRFQVEREPAKREVASLERLVTNQAATRFELDAAKDKLAQLDTQIAAQQARRAALVGQGDIPVAEARVRDAQAAVQLAQRRKEQSVIRTPRGGVVYDLAVKSGAWLGAGDLVAKVGDTSKLRITVYIDEPDLGRIRKGLPVEITWQAEPRGAWKGVVDDVPTQVIALGTRQVGEVVTLADNPNHDLPPGANIDALIRTQVVENAITIPKAALRREGGELGVFVLQADKLTWKKVTVGVSSETKAEVQNGVSDGDSVALPSEKPLAAGMTVTPVYP